DNA from Halomonas sp. GFAJ-1:
AAAGCTGGAGGTGGCGGTCGATGACGATATGGCGGAGCAGGTCATCGATGCCATCACGCAGGTGGCCAATACAGGCAAAATTGGCGACGGCAAAATCTTTGTCATGCCGCTTGAGCAGGTGATCCGTATTCGTACTGGTGAAACCGGGAAAGACGCTGTTTAGGTTAACGGTGAATAGTGAGTGGTGAAGTAAAAAGCTGTCAGTTTTTGCACTGTAAATAGTAAGCAGCACAAAGCCCCTGTGGATCAACTCCAGCAGGGGCTTTGTATTAGTGATGTGGTCATTAAAGTGACTAGAATTTTTCTACTCACGACTCACGACTCACGACTCACTTCTCAACAAAGGCACGCTCAATCACGTAATCGCCTGGCTCGCCCATTCGCGGAGAGATATTCAGGCCCAGCTCGTCCAGCAGCGCGCTGGTGTCGTCCAGCATGGCGGGGCTGCCACAAATCATCGCCCGGTCTTGGCGCGGATCAATCGGCGGAAGACCAGTATCTTCAAACAGTTTTCCACTGCGGATATGGTCGGTCAGGCGGCCCATGGTGTGGAACTCTTCGCGGGTGACCGTGGGGTAGTAAACCAGCTTCTCGGCGACCTCTTCGCCCAGGTATTCGTGAGCGGGCAGCTCCTTGGTGATGAAGTCAGCGTAGGCCAGCTCCGAGACTTCACGTACGCCGTGTATCAACACTACTTTCTCAAAGCGCTCATACACTTCAGGGTCTTGGATCAGGCTCATAAAGGGCGCAAGACCGGTGCCGGTGGAGAGCATGTAAAGGTTGCGACCCGGCAGCAGGTCGTCGCATACCAGGGTGCCGGTGGGCTTGCGGCTGACCATAATTTGATCGCCCACTTTTAAGTGCTGCAGGCGCGAGGTGAGAGGGCCGTCGGGCACTTTAATACTGAAAAACTCCAGGTGGTCTTCGTAGTTAGGGCTGGCGATGGAGTAGGCACGCATCAGCGGTTTGCCGTTTACTTCCAGGCCGATCATCACAAACTGACCATTTTTGAAGCGCAGGCTGCGCTCGCGGGTGGTGCGGAAGCTAAACAGAGTGTCGTTCCAGTGATGAACGCTGAGGACTTCTTCTAAGGCAAACTTGCTCATGCTGACTCCTCTAGGGGCAGAGTGGGCTACGCCTCGCCGCCATATTCTAAAAAAGAATAAAAAATAGCTGTATATGATGCTGCTAATTCTAAATAACGGGTGGTATATCTGTTAAGTGAATTATACTGATAACACTTATCTAAATAATAGATATAGAGCCCCGAACGGATAGGTCACTGCTATGCATTACACCCTGCGCCAGCTAGAGGTCTTTGTGGCGGTTGCCCAGCACGAAAGCGTTTCCCATGCAGCGCGTGCGCTTGCCATGTCTCAGTCCGCGACCAGTACGGCGTTGGCGGAGCTAGAGCGCCAATTCGACTGCCAACTGCTGGATCGTATAGGTAAGCGGTTAAAGCTTAATGCGCTCGGTTTTCAGCTGTTGCCCAAAGCCGTGGCCTTGCTGGACCGTGCCGAAGAAGTGGAGGAGCTACTGCGCGGCCAGCAGGGGGTAGGCGCGCTAGATGTCGGGGCAACCCTTACCATTGGCAACTACTTAGCCACGCTGCTGATTAGTGACTTTATGCAGCAGCACCCCGGCAGCCGCGTGCGTCTAGCGGTGCGCAATACGCGGCATATCATCGAAGGCGTGCGCCAGCACTCGCTGGATTTGGGGCTGATTGAAGGGCAGTGCGATGACGAGATGATTATCAGCCAGCCTTGGGTCGAAGATGAGCTTTGCGTGTTCTGCTCGCCGCGCCATCCACTGGCGGGGCGTGAGCATCTTGAACTGGAGCAGTTGCTCCGTGAGGATTGGATAATGCGCGAAGAGGGCTCAGGTACGCGCATGACCCTTGAGCACGCCGCCCGCCATCGGCGCAGTCGGTTTAATACCCTGCTGGAGCTTGAGCATACCGAAGGCATTAAACGGGCAGTGGAATCGGGCCTGGGTATCGGCTGCGTTTCCAGGTTGGCGCTACGCGATGCCTTCCGACGGGGCAGCTTAGTGCCGCTGCCCACGCCGGAGTTAGACTTAAGACGCCAGTTCACCTTTATTTGGCACCGCCACAAGTACCTCACCACCGGAGTGCGTGAGTTCCTGCGGCTCTGCCGCGAAATGACCGCGGGCGCTAAGCGTAGCGATGATATTCCGCTACCGCCGATTCCTTAGCCCATCAGCGGCACGTTTCTGGAGCCGGCAGTGAATACTCTTTTAGCGCCTCGCTGCCAGTCGTTTCAAGTGTGAAGCCACCCACCAATGCGGCCAACCGATCGGCTTGGTCTTTCAGCTGTTCGGCAGCGGTGGTGGATTCTTGCACCAGGGCAGCGTTTTGCTGGGTCATCTGGTCTAAGTCGGTCACAGCAATACTGACCTGGCTGATGCCATCGTTCTGTTCTTGCGCTGCTGTGCTGATGTCTCCTAGCATCTGAGTGACGCGCGTTACGCTCTGGGCCAGCTCACGCATAGCGGCTTCGGCATCGCGCACCATTTGGGTGCCGCTCTCTACTTTGTTGGCTGAGGCATCAATACGCTGGCGAATATCTTTGGCGGCGTCGCTACTACGCGACGCTAATTTGCGTACTTCATCTGCTACAACAGCAAACCCTCGCCCATGTTCCCCCGCCCGAGCGGCTTCGACGGATGCGTTTAGCGCCAGCAGGTTGGTTTGGAAGGCAATGCCATCAATGACGCTGACAATGCTCTGTATCTCATCAGAATTGGTACGAATATCCGTCATGGTGGTGACCACCTGCTCAAATGCGCTATCCGTGCGGGATGCTAGCTCCGAGGCGGTTTCGGAAAGCCCACTGGCTTCCTTAGAGGCGTGGGTCGTATGGCTAACGGTGCTGCTAATCTCTTCCATAGCAGAAGATGTTTGTTGCAGGCTGGCAGCGGCCTGTTCGGTTCGCCGTGAAAGATCGTGGCCCCCTTGGGTAATCTCATTGGCGGCATGATTGACCGCTTCGCTGCTGCGCCGTACATCCAGTAAAATCGCTTGGATTTTGGCGGCAAACGCATTGAATTGCTCGGCTAACGCTGCGCTCTCGTCGCGGCCATGCACCAGCAAACGCTGGGTAAGATCGCCACTGCCCGAGGCAATTTCCTGCATACGGTTAGCAAGCCGCTTTAATGGACGTGCGATTCGCCCACCAATCCACCAAAGGGCTATGACGCCAATAGAGGCAAGTAACAGGCCAACAAGCGTCATGCCGATCGTGTTTTGCTGGCGCTGGTCGCCGAGCAAACCTTGCAGCGTATTTAGCTCTGCCAGTACCAGTGACTCGGGTAGCTGCAACACCAGTACCCAGGGCTGCTCGGTACCCAGAGGAATAGGCTGGTAGCGCTGTAGCATGCCGTCATCTAGGCTGCTGTGGAGACTGCCCTGAAAGGCCGCTTGGGCAATCCCAGACATCAGCGTATTACTAAGCGACTCGCTTGCTGGTAAGCCAAGGCCACTTTCGCCTGCGGTGTCCGCTACTAAGCCGCCACGGCCGGCTACTAGCGCCATGCGGCCTGCTCCGTTATAGAGGGATTGATTGGCTTCGTTTAATAGCGTTTGAATAAAGTTAAGCGATAGATCCACCCCTGCGACGCCACGAAACTCCCCATCCACCACGATCGGTGCGTTGAAGGAGGTGACCAGCTCTGTGACGCCGTCATAGTCGTAGGCGGCGGGGTCAATAATGCAGGGGGCCAGCGTTTCGCGCGGGCACAGGTAGTACTCGCCTTCGCGAACGCCACTGGCTAGACGTGTTTGGCTCTCCATGGTATCGCCCAGGGGTAGTACCGCCAGGGAGCCGTCGCCGGTACGGTACCACCAAGGCATAAAACGGCCGCTGCCGTCATGTCCGTAGCGCTCATCACCCGCGTAGCGTGCGTCATCCCCAAAGGCGTTGGGCTCCCAGCCAATAAAGGCATCCAAAAGAGCAGGGTGATCGGCGACGGTTTGGCGAACCAGGTTCGATAACTGGCGGCGGCTCAGGTGTAACGCTCGGAACCCTTCTTCATCTTCTACGCCCATCAAGGCATTGGTAGATGCCAGTTGAGACGCGAGGGTCATCGCCGTGTCTAACTCTCGGCGGATGCGCTCGCCCTCTGCATCGGCAATGGCATCCAGCCGCGCATCAAGCGCGCCCTTAATTAAGGGGCGTGTATAGTCATCCACCGTTTGTTGGGTGCGGGCGGCGGCAATTAAGTTATACGCCACCAGCGCTGCAACGATGGCAAGTAAGCAAGGCGCGGCTAAGGCAACCACAAACGAGCGTAAAGAGCGAAAATGCATAAGCGTGGCTATCCCTTTAAGGCCATATATGGGCGAGGGCTTTCAAGTGCCTGGGGCGTTGCTGACGACAGCTTAAAGCTGCTGACGGTGCCCTTAAGGTGATCGGCCTGCTCTTTTAGCTGTTCCGCAGCGGTAGTGGACTCTTCCACCATGGCGGCATTCTCTTGGGTCATACGGTCAAGTTCCGCCACGGCGATATTGACTTGCTTAATGCCATCGCTCTGCTCGCTAGTCGCGGAGTTGATTTCCTCCAGCACATCGGCAACACGGGTAATATGGGCCACGATATCCTGCATGGTCGCCCCTGCGTTTTGCACTAATGTGGTGCCGTTATTCACTTTGCTTTGTGAATCTTCGATCAATTTCTGAATATCGTTGGCCGCGTCACTACTGCGCCCTGCTAATTTGCGTACTTCATCGGCCACGACCGCAAAGCCTCGGCCATGCTCCCCCGCCCGGGCGGCTTCTACGGAGGCATTGAGGGCCAATAAGTTGGTTTGAAAGGCAATGCTGTTCATGAGCGTGACGATCTCGCCAATTTTATTGGAAGACTGGGAGATGTCTTCCATGGTAGTGACCACGTTAGCTACCACTTGTCCCCCTTCTTTAGCCACTTTCGAGGCCGTATGGGAGAGCTTGTTGGCTTCTTGAGCGGACGCGGCGGTGTGCTCGACCGTGCTCGTTATCTGCTCCACTGAGGCAGAGGTTTCCTGCAGATTAGACGCTGCGTTCTCGGTGCGTCGGGATAGATCCTGGCCGCCCAGGGCGATTTCGTTCGCCGCATGGTGAACCGACTCGCTGCTGGTGCGTACATCGATCAATACCGCTTCCATTTTGCCGACAAAACGGTTGAAGGCGCTGGCGATTTGGGAAACCTCGTCGTTGCCCTCTTCTGGTAGGCGCTGGGTTAAATCGCCCTCTCCAGAGGCAATGTTATCCATTGCATTACGCACCCCGAGTAAGCGGCGCAGCAGCAGTGAGAGCAGCATACTAAAGACAACTGCGGTAATGGCGGCGACAATTAGCAGCGTTACTATCGATGTGGTGGCAATGGCGCGCAGCCCTGCGGTCGCTTCTTGTTCATCGAGTGCAACGATGAGCTGCCAACCGCTACTGCCGCCGACATAGCTCCCCATAAGCAGCTTATCGCTGTTTTGCAGCTTAAGTGCTTGGGGCTCATTGCCTTGGATGATTTGGCTAAGGCGTTCATTGGTAAGGTCTCCACTCAACTGCGTAGAAGCTTCAAGCGTTAATTCAGCATCAGGATGGGCGACGAGGGTGCCGTCTTCTGTTGTTAAAAAGCCAAAGCTGGAAGGCGTAGGCGCAATGCCTGAGACGATATCGATGACGTCACCAATGCTAATGTCAGCACCGATAACGGCGGCAAGCTGATTGTTTTGGTAGAAAGGGCGTGCAAAGGTAACAATCAATCCACCTGATTGAGCATCCACATAAGGTGCTGTAATAATAGTATCTTGCGCTTCAGCAGCCTCTAGATACCAAGGGCGCTGCCGTGGGTCGTAATCACTGGGGGGTTGCCATTCGTCAGAAAATACGGCCGCTGATGTAGAAGGGTAGGCAATGTAGGTGGACATAAAACTGCCGGAATCAGCTAGCTGACGTAATGCAGCCAGTGGGGAGTCGCTAGCGACCGTATCTTCCATGCTGGCGAGCATCGTATAACGGGCGTTAAACCACTCATTAATGGCTTGTGTGTTGCCGTCTACGACGGCGCTTAAGTTACGGCTAATTTGTTGACTATTGTGATGCTTAACAGTGGTATAGCTGGCAATGCCGTTAATAATCAGAGCGAGGGTAATTGCCGTTAAGGCAGCAAGTAAGATTCGTATGCGAAGGGAGGAAAACATGGTCGCTCTCTCGAGGATGGCTGGATACCAAAGCTCTATCGGCGAGAACGACCACGACTTGAGTGACGATTAACGCAAATCGCTTACCGCGTTTTGAATATCCTGCACAGAGGCTTTGCTTAGATCTTTAGAGAGCGTGTGAATAACCAGCTTTTGAGTGGGGTTATCAAGTTTTTCACGCAGTAGGCCTAGAAACTTAGGCGGCGCAACCATAATCAGCTTTTCCATGCTGTTTTCCACCCGAGCGGTATAAAGGCGCTGAACCACTTCTTTAGCAAACAGCTCGTTCTCATGTTTTGAAGCGGCTCCCTCTTCACCGGAGGAGCGTGACGTAGTGGACATTGACTCATGGACATCGGCGCCACGACGATCGGTGATTAAATCTCCTTCATGCAGCCGTCCTTCCGCATGTACCAAACTCTCCTGTTCAACGAGGTTTAGTGCATCACGGGTGAAAATACGCGCACGGGCGGCATCGGCTACCACAATATAGGTGGTCATCGTCATACGTCCTCCTTGTCATTAGTTGCCTCTTAACCATGGCAAGCGTTTGCCGTTTGGTCAAACACTTGCGAGGGCTAAAACATGTTTTGGAGAGTTAAAGTACCTTGCTGCGCAGTAAGCTGGTAATTGCCTCGCCAATCAGTACAAGCACGATGATCGCGATCAAAATGGTGGCAACAGTGGGCCAGGCAAAGGTATCGATAGCGCCCTGAAGAATCACGCCAATACCGCCAGCGCCCACGAGCCCTAGCACGGTGGACTCACGAATGTTGATGTCCCAACGCAAAATCACAATGGCGAAAAAGGCCGGCATCACCTGAGGCACAATAGCGTAGGCAACCACTTTGGCTTTGGAAGCACCGGTGGCTTCCATAGCCTCCACCGGTCGGCGATCGATTTCCTCAATGGCTTCGCCCATTAATTTGCCGATAAAGCCTATCGAGCGAAACACAATCGCCAGGATCCCTGCTAACACGCCGGGGCCAAAAATGGCCACGAATAACAGCGCCCATATAATTGTATTAACCGAGCGGCTTGAGACCAGAATAAAGCGCCCGAGCCACAGGCACGCACGATTGGGCGTGGTGTTTTGGGCAGCGATATAGGCCACCGGCAGGGCTAGAAAAATAGTGAGAAAGGTTGCTAGCGTCGCGATATGCACCGTTTCCAGCAGCGCGTTCAAAATATTGCTTAGCCCGGCAGCGCTCGGGGGCCACATGCGCGCACCCAAATTCGACATTTGATTGGGGGCGTCCCACACCCAGGGCCAGAAAATATCAATATCGCGAACTGCCCAGAACACCAGCATCAACGTGCCTAGTAGCACCGCATAGCGGATGAGCCTCTCTTTACGGTCGTAGCGTTGCCAAACGCGGTCGGCGAGTTGCTGTGCGTGATCTACCATATTTTTTTCCTTACCCAGCCGCTGATGCCTTCACTGAGCAAAATAACCGCAATAATGATCAGCAGAATCGCAAAGGCGAAGTCGTAATCGTAACGGCCAAAGGCATTCATTAACGTGCCACCGATACCCCCCGCCCCGACGATGCCAACCACCGCAGAGGCGCGCAAATTGCTGTCAAGTTGATACATTGATAAACCAACTTGACGGGGTAATATTTGTGGGAAGACAGCGTAATACAGTGTGGCTATATA
Protein-coding regions in this window:
- a CDS encoding ferredoxin--NADP(+) reductase, which produces MSKFALEEVLSVHHWNDTLFSFRTTRERSLRFKNGQFVMIGLEVNGKPLMRAYSIASPNYEDHLEFFSIKVPDGPLTSRLQHLKVGDQIMVSRKPTGTLVCDDLLPGRNLYMLSTGTGLAPFMSLIQDPEVYERFEKVVLIHGVREVSELAYADFITKELPAHEYLGEEVAEKLVYYPTVTREEFHTMGRLTDHIRSGKLFEDTGLPPIDPRQDRAMICGSPAMLDDTSALLDELGLNISPRMGEPGDYVIERAFVEK
- a CDS encoding LysR family transcriptional regulator is translated as MHYTLRQLEVFVAVAQHESVSHAARALAMSQSATSTALAELERQFDCQLLDRIGKRLKLNALGFQLLPKAVALLDRAEEVEELLRGQQGVGALDVGATLTIGNYLATLLISDFMQQHPGSRVRLAVRNTRHIIEGVRQHSLDLGLIEGQCDDEMIISQPWVEDELCVFCSPRHPLAGREHLELEQLLREDWIMREEGSGTRMTLEHAARHRRSRFNTLLELEHTEGIKRAVESGLGIGCVSRLALRDAFRRGSLVPLPTPELDLRRQFTFIWHRHKYLTTGVREFLRLCREMTAGAKRSDDIPLPPIP
- a CDS encoding chemotaxis protein; amino-acid sequence: MHFRSLRSFVVALAAPCLLAIVAALVAYNLIAAARTQQTVDDYTRPLIKGALDARLDAIADAEGERIRRELDTAMTLASQLASTNALMGVEDEEGFRALHLSRRQLSNLVRQTVADHPALLDAFIGWEPNAFGDDARYAGDERYGHDGSGRFMPWWYRTGDGSLAVLPLGDTMESQTRLASGVREGEYYLCPRETLAPCIIDPAAYDYDGVTELVTSFNAPIVVDGEFRGVAGVDLSLNFIQTLLNEANQSLYNGAGRMALVAGRGGLVADTAGESGLGLPASESLSNTLMSGIAQAAFQGSLHSSLDDGMLQRYQPIPLGTEQPWVLVLQLPESLVLAELNTLQGLLGDQRQQNTIGMTLVGLLLASIGVIALWWIGGRIARPLKRLANRMQEIASGSGDLTQRLLVHGRDESAALAEQFNAFAAKIQAILLDVRRSSEAVNHAANEITQGGHDLSRRTEQAAASLQQTSSAMEEISSTVSHTTHASKEASGLSETASELASRTDSAFEQVVTTMTDIRTNSDEIQSIVSVIDGIAFQTNLLALNASVEAARAGEHGRGFAVVADEVRKLASRSSDAAKDIRQRIDASANKVESGTQMVRDAEAAMRELAQSVTRVTQMLGDISTAAQEQNDGISQVSIAVTDLDQMTQQNAALVQESTTAAEQLKDQADRLAALVGGFTLETTGSEALKEYSLPAPETCR
- a CDS encoding chemotaxis protein codes for the protein MFSSLRIRILLAALTAITLALIINGIASYTTVKHHNSQQISRNLSAVVDGNTQAINEWFNARYTMLASMEDTVASDSPLAALRQLADSGSFMSTYIAYPSTSAAVFSDEWQPPSDYDPRQRPWYLEAAEAQDTIITAPYVDAQSGGLIVTFARPFYQNNQLAAVIGADISIGDVIDIVSGIAPTPSSFGFLTTEDGTLVAHPDAELTLEASTQLSGDLTNERLSQIIQGNEPQALKLQNSDKLLMGSYVGGSSGWQLIVALDEQEATAGLRAIATTSIVTLLIVAAITAVVFSMLLSLLLRRLLGVRNAMDNIASGEGDLTQRLPEEGNDEVSQIASAFNRFVGKMEAVLIDVRTSSESVHHAANEIALGGQDLSRRTENAASNLQETSASVEQITSTVEHTAASAQEANKLSHTASKVAKEGGQVVANVVTTMEDISQSSNKIGEIVTLMNSIAFQTNLLALNASVEAARAGEHGRGFAVVADEVRKLAGRSSDAANDIQKLIEDSQSKVNNGTTLVQNAGATMQDIVAHITRVADVLEEINSATSEQSDGIKQVNIAVAELDRMTQENAAMVEESTTAAEQLKEQADHLKGTVSSFKLSSATPQALESPRPYMALKG
- a CDS encoding phosphonate ABC transporter, permease protein PhnE — translated: MVDHAQQLADRVWQRYDRKERLIRYAVLLGTLMLVFWAVRDIDIFWPWVWDAPNQMSNLGARMWPPSAAGLSNILNALLETVHIATLATFLTIFLALPVAYIAAQNTTPNRACLWLGRFILVSSRSVNTIIWALLFVAIFGPGVLAGILAIVFRSIGFIGKLMGEAIEEIDRRPVEAMEATGASKAKVVAYAIVPQVMPAFFAIVILRWDINIRESTVLGLVGAGGIGVILQGAIDTFAWPTVATILIAIIVLVLIGEAITSLLRSKVL